From the genome of Francisella tularensis subsp. tularensis:
AGTTGTCTTATACTTATTATCAGCTGAGTTAACTTTGATATCATCATAACCCATCAATAAAAAACGTGTATAATTAAATTGCTCATCTTCCAGCTCATGCTGAAAAATCTTTAGTCTATAAGTTTTAGCTGCTAACTCTCCAGCAATAGCTAAGTGATTTCTTTTATTTTTCTCAAAGATATACTTAGCAGCTCCCGCTGTATCAACAAATGCCTCAGGAGTAAGCTTTAATTTTTTAAGACTATTAGCACATTGTGATAATGCTTGAGGATGAGATATCACACTTTCAATTTCCGAAATTTCGACGTCATTGAGTCCCATCAAGCAATGTTTTATTTTTAAAACAACCTCAGCTTTAACCTTTAGATTACTCTTAATCAACTCATCATATGCTGGTACAACAGAACCAGCTAAAGAATTTTCTACAGGAATCATTACAAAATTTGATTTGCCACTTATAGTATGTTCAATAGCATCAGAAAAAGACCAGCATGGAACTG
Proteins encoded in this window:
- the pheA gene encoding prephenate dehydratase gives rise to the protein MIKVSFQGEHGAYSEQAITNFLEQQNIKDFQTVPCWSFSDAIEHTISGKSNFVMIPVENSLAGSVVPAYDELIKSNLKVKAEVVLKIKHCLMGLNDVEISEIESVISHPQALSQCANSLKKLKLTPEAFVDTAGAAKYIFEKNKRNHLAIAGELAAKTYRLKIFQHELEDEQFNYTRFLLMGYDDIKVNSADNKYKTTIIFSVEDKSNALVNTLNVFGKYNINLTKIESRPSRNRAWNYLFFIDFEGSDDDFNVQQALLEVLKKSTFLKVLGSYKSYHFS